The Flaviramulus sp. BrNp1-15 genome has a window encoding:
- a CDS encoding ATP-dependent DNA helicase RecQ, with amino-acid sequence MEHPINILERYWGFTSFRPEQEAIINAVIDGEDSFVLLPTGGGKSLCFQIPALAKDGICIVISPLIALMKDQVQQLNNKGIKAMAITSGISYSQLDTLLDNCIYGNYKFLYLSPERLQQELVQERIRQMNVNLIAVDEAHCISQWGSDFRPAYKNIALLRQLQPSINIVALTASAKPEVVDDIIKELDFIQPKIFKQSFLRPNLAYMVFHENDKYYRLETILKKNHASSIIYVRNRKSTLEVSEFLKSKNITATYYHGGLSNPEKDTHMTAWLNNQKQVMVATNAFGMGIDKPDVKTVIHLNLPESIESYFQEAGRAGRNGEKAFAVILKNNSDEVLVKNQFLSVLPTVDFVKQVYRKLCNYFQISYGEGAYQTFDFDFNTFCKTYKFSSILCYNALLLLDRNSVITLSKQFKNKVTVQFIVSNNALFHYLDTHEDFNSIVKSILRLYGGIFDHITKIDLGKIEAKASVTESKLIDTLQQLERDEIISLNLAKTDAQITFIEPREDDKTINRIASTIEQQNKLKQQQVKAMLNYVENDSVCKSIQLLSYFGEKDTKPCGICSVCITSKKNESPKDINTIKKDVIELLENGDKSSRDIIAHLKYSENDLKTVIKLLLEHQIITLTSTNTYKLSHL; translated from the coding sequence ATGGAACACCCAATAAACATACTCGAGCGTTATTGGGGTTTTACTTCATTTAGACCTGAACAAGAAGCTATTATTAATGCAGTTATTGATGGTGAAGACTCTTTTGTTTTACTACCAACAGGCGGCGGAAAATCGTTATGCTTTCAAATTCCGGCATTAGCAAAAGATGGTATTTGCATTGTTATTTCGCCTTTAATTGCACTAATGAAAGACCAAGTTCAGCAACTAAACAACAAAGGTATAAAAGCCATGGCTATTACAAGTGGAATTAGTTATAGTCAATTAGACACGCTTTTAGATAATTGTATTTATGGCAACTATAAATTTTTATATCTCTCGCCAGAACGTTTGCAACAAGAGTTAGTGCAAGAACGTATTAGGCAAATGAATGTTAATTTAATTGCTGTTGATGAGGCACATTGTATTTCACAATGGGGAAGCGATTTTAGGCCTGCTTATAAAAACATTGCACTGTTACGTCAATTGCAACCATCTATTAATATTGTAGCTCTAACCGCTTCGGCAAAACCAGAAGTTGTAGATGATATTATTAAAGAACTGGATTTTATTCAACCTAAAATATTTAAACAATCGTTTTTAAGACCCAATTTAGCTTATATGGTGTTTCATGAAAATGATAAATATTACAGACTTGAAACTATTTTAAAAAAAAATCATGCATCTTCTATTATTTATGTTAGAAATAGAAAATCTACTCTAGAAGTAAGCGAATTTTTAAAATCTAAAAATATAACAGCTACGTATTATCACGGTGGACTTTCAAATCCTGAAAAAGATACACATATGACTGCTTGGTTAAACAACCAAAAACAAGTTATGGTGGCCACCAATGCTTTTGGTATGGGTATTGATAAACCAGATGTAAAAACAGTTATACATTTAAATTTACCCGAAAGCATAGAAAGTTATTTTCAGGAGGCTGGTCGTGCTGGTAGAAATGGAGAAAAGGCGTTTGCAGTTATTTTAAAAAACAACAGTGATGAAGTTTTAGTTAAAAATCAATTTTTGAGTGTTTTACCCACAGTTGACTTTGTAAAACAAGTATACAGAAAACTCTGCAATTATTTTCAAATATCTTATGGAGAAGGCGCTTACCAAACTTTCGATTTTGATTTTAACACCTTTTGCAAAACCTATAAATTTAGTTCAATACTATGTTACAATGCCTTATTGCTACTAGATAGAAATAGTGTCATCACTTTATCTAAACAATTTAAAAACAAAGTAACCGTACAATTTATTGTTTCTAACAATGCACTTTTTCATTATTTAGACACACATGAGGATTTTAATAGTATTGTAAAGTCCATTTTACGTTTGTATGGTGGTATTTTCGACCATATTACAAAAATCGATTTAGGCAAAATTGAAGCTAAAGCTTCAGTAACTGAAAGTAAACTTATAGATACTTTGCAACAACTAGAGCGTGATGAAATCATCAGTTTAAATTTAGCAAAAACTGATGCTCAAATTACATTTATAGAGCCAAGAGAAGATGATAAAACCATAAATAGAATTGCCTCAACAATAGAGCAACAAAACAAATTAAAGCAACAACAAGTTAAGGCTATGCTTAATTACGTTGAAAACGATTCAGTATGTAAAAGCATACAACTGCTCTCCTATTTTGGTGAAAAAGACACAAAACCTTGTGGTATTTGTTCGGTTTGCATAACTTCTAAAAAGAATGAGTCTCCAAAAGATATAAACACCATTAAAAAGGATGTTATAGAATTATTAGAAAACGGAGACAAATCATCAAGAGACATCATAGCACATTTAAAATATTCTGAAAACGACTTAAAAACGGTTATAAAGTTACTTTTAGAGCATCAAATTATAACATTAACATCAACAAACACATATAAATTAAGTCATTTATGA
- the fmt gene encoding methionyl-tRNA formyltransferase codes for MKDLRIIFMGTPDFAVATLKTLVENNYNIVGVITAPDKPAGRGRKLNESAVKQYAKSIGLNILQPTNLKNDHFLDELRALKANLQIVVAFRMLPKVVWQMPEYGTFNLHASLLPNYRGAAPINWAIINGETKTGVSTFFIDEKIDTGDMILQEEILIEPDENAGSLHDKLMNLGSQLVLTTVAAIEKGDVKTIKQKDTKNIKTAYKLNKDNCKINWNDSLENIYNHIRGLSPYPAAWCKLINENDELDIKIYEVEKVYESHSLKTGTIISSKKELKVAVAKGYIIIKEMKLPGKRTMDAKSLLNGYTFEANAKVL; via the coding sequence ATGAAAGATTTAAGAATCATATTTATGGGAACTCCAGATTTTGCAGTTGCCACCTTAAAAACATTAGTAGAAAACAACTATAACATTGTTGGTGTAATTACAGCACCAGACAAACCTGCTGGTCGTGGTAGAAAACTAAACGAAAGTGCAGTAAAACAGTATGCAAAATCGATTGGTCTAAATATTTTACAGCCAACTAATTTAAAAAACGACCATTTTTTAGATGAATTAAGAGCCTTAAAAGCTAATCTTCAAATAGTAGTTGCTTTTAGAATGTTACCCAAAGTAGTATGGCAAATGCCAGAATATGGTACATTTAACTTGCATGCTTCTTTATTACCAAACTATCGAGGTGCTGCTCCAATAAACTGGGCTATTATAAACGGAGAAACTAAAACTGGAGTTTCTACCTTCTTTATTGATGAAAAAATAGACACTGGTGATATGATTCTACAAGAAGAAATACTCATAGAACCAGATGAAAATGCAGGAAGTCTGCATGACAAATTAATGAACTTAGGAAGCCAATTAGTTTTAACCACTGTTGCTGCCATAGAAAAAGGTGATGTTAAAACGATTAAGCAAAAAGACACCAAAAACATAAAAACCGCCTACAAACTAAATAAAGATAATTGTAAAATTAATTGGAATGATTCTTTAGAAAATATATACAACCACATTCGTGGGTTAAGTCCCTACCCTGCCGCATGGTGTAAATTAATAAATGAAAATGATGAGTTGGATATAAAGATATATGAAGTTGAAAAAGTATACGAATCACATTCATTAAAAACAGGTACAATTATTTCATCTAAAAAAGAACTAAAGGTTGCAGTAGCAAAAGGTTACATAATTATAAAGGAAATGAAGCTACCAGGTAAGCGTACTATGGATGCAAAATCACTTTTAAATGGATATACATTTGAAGCAAATGCCAAAGTGCTGTAA
- a CDS encoding HU family DNA-binding protein — protein sequence MNKTDLIDAMAEHAGITKAAAKKALECALIEIEGALQKGNRVSLVGFGSWSVSKRAAREGRNPQTGATIKIKAKNVVKFKAGSDLSNAVN from the coding sequence ATGAACAAAACAGATTTAATCGATGCAATGGCAGAACACGCAGGAATCACTAAAGCTGCTGCAAAAAAAGCATTAGAGTGTGCTTTAATTGAAATTGAAGGAGCTTTACAAAAAGGAAACAGAGTTTCTTTAGTAGGTTTTGGTTCTTGGTCAGTATCTAAAAGAGCTGCTAGAGAAGGAAGAAATCCTCAAACTGGAGCAACTATCAAAATCAAAGCTAAAAACGTTGTTAAGTTTAAAGCTGGGTCTGATTTATCAAATGCGGTAAACTAA
- a CDS encoding YqgE/AlgH family protein, giving the protein MVTTKPKKGNLLIAEPAIIGDVSFNRSIVLLADHSQEGSIGFILNKPLDYTINDLIPEVEASFKVYNGGPVEQDNLYFIHKIPQLIPNSIEISLGVYWGGDFTKVAELIKDNTIKENDIRFFLGYSGWESRQLEDELKASSWVVTENIYKKDIIEKDYESFWKEKMLEFGGEYSIWSNAPENPSYN; this is encoded by the coding sequence ATGGTTACAACCAAGCCCAAAAAAGGAAATTTATTGATCGCCGAACCTGCGATTATAGGCGATGTTTCATTTAACCGTTCTATCGTTTTATTAGCAGACCATTCGCAAGAAGGTTCAATAGGTTTTATTCTTAATAAACCACTTGATTATACCATAAATGATTTAATTCCAGAAGTTGAAGCCTCTTTTAAAGTATATAATGGCGGACCTGTTGAACAGGATAATTTATACTTCATTCATAAAATTCCACAATTAATCCCAAATAGCATAGAAATTTCATTAGGTGTTTATTGGGGAGGAGACTTTACTAAAGTTGCAGAACTTATTAAAGATAATACTATTAAAGAAAATGATATTCGTTTTTTTCTTGGGTATTCTGGTTGGGAATCCAGACAGCTTGAAGATGAACTAAAAGCTAGTTCTTGGGTGGTTACCGAGAATATTTATAAAAAGGATATTATAGAGAAAGATTACGAATCTTTCTGGAAAGAAAAAATGCTTGAATTTGGTGGTGAATACAGTATTTGGTCTAATGCTCCAGAAAATCCCAGTTATAACTAG
- a CDS encoding aminotransferase class IV codes for MTNFNGTLLAENKNLSFTNRGYAYGDALFETIKTSYGKILFWEDHYFRLMASMRIMRMEIPMNFTMEFLEAEINKTLEANQLLKASARVKLMVHRNEGGLYTPETNDVSFIISVKSIQEDFYILNTDFYEVDLFKDHYLSPSLLSTLKTNNKALNVIGSIYAKENNLNNCLLINTDKHVVEALNGNIFLVKGKIIKTAPLLDGCLKGVMRTQLLNIIKNLPDYELVEESISPFELQKADEMFITNVIVGIQPVSKYRKKQYTNEVSKMLLQKLNVKVRLG; via the coding sequence ATGACAAATTTTAACGGAACTCTTTTAGCCGAAAATAAAAACTTATCATTTACAAATAGAGGATATGCTTATGGGGATGCGCTTTTTGAAACCATTAAAACAAGCTATGGAAAAATATTGTTTTGGGAAGATCATTACTTTAGGTTAATGGCTTCAATGCGTATAATGCGTATGGAAATACCCATGAACTTTACCATGGAGTTTTTAGAAGCAGAGATTAACAAAACATTAGAAGCAAATCAATTATTAAAAGCATCAGCTCGTGTTAAATTAATGGTTCATAGAAATGAAGGTGGATTATATACACCTGAAACTAATGATGTAAGTTTTATAATTTCTGTTAAATCAATTCAAGAAGATTTTTATATTTTGAATACAGATTTTTATGAAGTTGATTTGTTTAAAGACCATTATCTTTCTCCAAGCTTATTATCAACATTAAAAACCAATAACAAAGCACTTAATGTCATTGGTAGCATTTATGCTAAAGAAAACAATTTGAATAATTGTTTGTTAATAAATACAGATAAGCATGTTGTAGAAGCTCTAAACGGTAATATTTTTTTAGTAAAAGGAAAAATTATAAAAACAGCTCCACTTTTAGATGGTTGTTTAAAAGGAGTCATGAGAACTCAACTTTTAAATATTATTAAAAATTTACCGGATTATGAGTTGGTTGAAGAATCAATATCTCCTTTTGAGCTGCAAAAAGCAGACGAAATGTTTATTACAAATGTTATTGTTGGTATACAACCAGTAAGCAAATACAGAAAAAAGCAGTATACAAATGAAGTCTCAAAAATGTTACTTCAAAAATTAAATGTAAAAGTGAGATTAGGCTAG
- a CDS encoding START-like domain-containing protein — translation MDDKVKFDIEFPIHASPQLLYQYISTPSGLSEWFSDNVNSRGELFTFIWDDSEEKAKLLNKKSGERVKFRWMEDEEDELTCFFEIRIQVDEITKDVSLIVTDFAEEDEIDEAKMLWENQISSLKQVLGSA, via the coding sequence ATGGACGATAAAGTAAAGTTTGATATTGAATTTCCAATACATGCCTCTCCTCAGTTATTATATCAATACATATCAACACCATCTGGTTTGTCTGAATGGTTTTCAGATAATGTAAACTCAAGAGGTGAATTATTTACTTTTATTTGGGATGACAGCGAGGAAAAAGCAAAGTTGTTAAATAAGAAAAGTGGAGAACGCGTAAAGTTTAGATGGATGGAAGATGAAGAGGACGAATTAACATGCTTTTTTGAAATTAGAATTCAAGTTGATGAAATCACAAAAGATGTGTCTTTAATAGTTACCGATTTTGCTGAAGAAGATGAGATTGATGAAGCTAAAATGTTATGGGAAAATCAAATTTCCAGTTTAAAACAAGTATTAGGTTCTGCCTAA
- a CDS encoding DUF2200 domain-containing protein, translating to MKTTAKHNERIAKMTFASVYPHYLTKVQKKGRTQEELYQVIEWLTGYNEAKIQTLIDEKVTFQTFFQNANLNTNANLIKGVICGYRIEEIDNPLTQQVRYLDKLVDELAKGRKMEKILRVG from the coding sequence ATGAAAACAACAGCAAAACATAATGAACGTATAGCAAAAATGACATTTGCATCCGTTTATCCTCACTATTTAACAAAGGTTCAAAAAAAAGGAAGAACTCAAGAAGAACTATACCAAGTGATAGAATGGTTAACAGGTTATAACGAAGCTAAAATACAAACATTGATTGATGAGAAAGTGACGTTTCAAACATTTTTTCAAAATGCAAATTTAAACACGAATGCTAACCTAATTAAAGGCGTTATATGTGGCTATCGAATAGAAGAAATTGATAATCCATTAACGCAACAGGTAAGATATTTGGACAAACTAGTAGATGAATTAGCTAAAGGTCGAAAAATGGAAAAAATTTTACGTGTCGGATGA
- a CDS encoding DUF1877 family protein, with amino-acid sequence MGLRASIIQLDQEYLEKIIINQTEFLNIDPSENIYKSIDLDKSWDGIIFLLSNGGTYRDSKKVVTNISRIILSGQNLTELDNYGITASYLTSKQVKQCINELIKITEKKLYSRFDSKLMSDRGVYDFDSFIMNPDFKHFFNYYQIVKEFYNDAAKKGKATLTYIS; translated from the coding sequence ATGGGATTAAGAGCATCAATAATTCAACTAGATCAAGAATATCTTGAAAAAATAATTATTAATCAAACTGAATTTTTAAATATTGATCCTTCAGAAAACATATATAAATCAATTGATCTTGATAAATCTTGGGATGGTATTATTTTTTTGTTATCAAATGGTGGAACTTACAGGGATAGTAAAAAAGTTGTAACTAATATTTCACGCATTATATTAAGTGGACAAAATTTAACAGAACTAGATAACTATGGTATTACTGCTTCATATTTGACTTCAAAACAAGTAAAACAATGTATTAATGAACTTATTAAAATTACAGAGAAAAAGTTATATAGTCGCTTTGACTCTAAACTGATGAGTGATAGAGGTGTTTATGATTTTGATTCATTTATAATGAATCCTGACTTCAAACATTTTTTTAATTATTATCAAATAGTAAAAGAATTCTATAATGATGCTGCTAAAAAGGGAAAAGCTACTTTAACGTATATATCTTAA
- the guaB gene encoding IMP dehydrogenase produces the protein MIAHQNKILGEGLTYDDVLLVPAFSEVLPREVNIQTKFTRNITINVPIISAAMDTVTESKMAIAMAQEGGIGVLHKNMTIEAQALKVRRVKRAESGMIIDPVTLPLTAKVKDAKQNMAEHGIGGIPIVDEEGTLKGIVTNRDLRFEHDNKRPITEVMTSENLVTAGVGTSLQDAEKILQQHKIEKLLIVDNNFKLSGLITFRDITKLSQKPIANKDEYGRLRVAAAIGVTGDAIDRAEALVKAGVDAVVIDTAHGHTKGVVSVLKEIKAKFPNLEVIVGNIATGTAAKYLVEAGADAVKVGIGPGSICTTRVVAGVGFPQFSAVLEVSAALKGTGVPVIADGGIRYTGDIPKAIAAGADCVMLGSLLAGTKESPGETIIYEGRKFKSYRGMGSVEAMKQGSKDRYFQDVEDDIKKLVPEGIVGRVPYKGDLYESIHQFIGGLRAGMGYCGAKDIETLKETGQFVKITASGINESHPHNVTITKESPNYSR, from the coding sequence ATGATAGCACATCAAAATAAAATTTTAGGAGAAGGTCTTACTTACGACGACGTTTTATTAGTTCCAGCTTTTTCCGAAGTTCTTCCAAGAGAAGTAAACATCCAAACAAAATTCACTAGAAACATTACCATAAACGTGCCTATAATTTCGGCAGCTATGGATACGGTTACTGAAAGTAAAATGGCTATTGCCATGGCACAAGAAGGTGGTATAGGGGTTTTGCATAAAAACATGACAATAGAGGCACAAGCTCTTAAAGTTAGACGTGTAAAACGTGCTGAAAGTGGTATGATTATAGACCCTGTTACTTTACCGTTAACAGCAAAGGTGAAAGATGCTAAACAAAACATGGCAGAACATGGTATTGGTGGTATTCCTATTGTTGATGAAGAAGGGACTTTAAAAGGTATTGTTACTAATCGAGATTTGCGTTTCGAGCATGATAACAAACGACCAATTACAGAAGTTATGACAAGTGAAAACTTAGTAACTGCTGGGGTTGGAACATCTTTACAAGATGCAGAAAAAATACTTCAACAACATAAAATAGAAAAATTATTAATAGTTGATAATAACTTTAAACTATCCGGTTTAATTACTTTTAGAGATATTACTAAATTAAGTCAAAAACCGATTGCAAATAAAGATGAATATGGGCGTTTACGTGTTGCTGCAGCCATTGGAGTAACTGGTGATGCGATTGATAGAGCAGAAGCTTTAGTTAAAGCAGGTGTTGATGCTGTGGTTATTGATACAGCTCACGGACATACCAAAGGTGTGGTGAGTGTGCTTAAAGAAATAAAAGCAAAGTTCCCAAATTTAGAAGTTATTGTTGGTAATATTGCAACAGGTACCGCCGCTAAATATTTAGTTGAGGCTGGTGCAGATGCTGTAAAAGTTGGTATTGGTCCAGGTTCTATTTGTACTACACGTGTAGTTGCAGGTGTTGGTTTTCCACAGTTTTCTGCGGTGTTAGAGGTTTCAGCAGCATTAAAGGGAACAGGTGTGCCAGTAATTGCAGATGGAGGTATTCGTTACACAGGTGATATTCCTAAAGCTATTGCAGCAGGTGCAGATTGTGTAATGCTAGGATCACTTTTAGCAGGAACAAAAGAATCTCCTGGAGAAACTATTATTTACGAAGGACGTAAGTTTAAATCGTATCGTGGTATGGGTTCTGTGGAAGCTATGAAACAAGGTAGTAAAGATAGATATTTTCAGGATGTAGAAGATGATATTAAAAAGTTGGTACCAGAAGGAATTGTAGGTCGAGTACCTTATAAAGGTGATTTATATGAAAGTATTCATCAGTTTATTGGAGGTTTACGAGCTGGTATGGGTTACTGTGGAGCAAAAGATATTGAAACGTTAAAAGAAACAGGACAGTTTGTGAAAATTACAGCAAGTGGAATAAACGAAAGCCACCCGCATAATGTAACTATTACTAAAGAATCTCCTAATTATTCTAGATAA
- a CDS encoding FMN-binding protein — translation MKIQQVFILFLTFALMAFGLPKNIQKKVDKEIKNYFNVETFSFTEVKIDSENTKDLPSKFNDNNLFKIEANNAFLGYAYLSHAPSKTAQFDYFVLLDKDLIVLKSKVLIYREEYGGEIGSSRWLKQFIGKKGGDQLKYGDNIMAISGATISVRSMTNAMNNLLESLKILHSRNIL, via the coding sequence ATGAAAATACAACAGGTTTTTATATTATTTTTAACTTTCGCACTAATGGCTTTTGGTTTACCAAAAAACATTCAAAAAAAGGTAGACAAAGAAATTAAAAACTATTTTAATGTTGAAACGTTTAGTTTTACAGAAGTTAAAATTGATTCAGAAAACACCAAAGATTTACCTTCTAAATTCAACGACAATAATTTATTCAAAATAGAAGCAAATAATGCGTTTTTAGGTTATGCTTATCTTTCACATGCACCAAGTAAAACGGCACAGTTTGATTATTTTGTGTTGTTAGATAAAGACTTAATTGTACTAAAATCAAAAGTGTTAATCTACAGAGAGGAATATGGAGGAGAAATAGGAAGCTCTCGTTGGTTAAAACAATTCATTGGCAAAAAAGGAGGCGATCAGCTTAAATACGGCGATAATATTATGGCTATTTCTGGTGCTACAATATCTGTTCGTTCTATGACAAATGCTATGAATAATTTGTTAGAATCTTTAAAAATACTTCACAGTAGAAATATTCTGTAA
- a CDS encoding hydroxymethylglutaryl-CoA lyase, giving the protein MSKQVKIIECPRDAMQGIKQFIPTTQKVQYIQSLLRVGFDTIDFGSFVSPKAIPQMTDTAEVLSQLDLSKTTSKLLAIVANVRGANDACKHPEIDYLGYPFSISENFQMRNTHKTISQSVETLSEILEIANKSNKEVVVYISMGFGNPYGDPWNVNIVGEWTEKLANMGVKILSLSDTVGTSNPESIDYLFSNLIPKYPNIEFGAHLHTTPSTWFEKVDAAYRAGCNRFDGAIQGFGGCPMAKDELTGNMPTEKLLSYFTSNNANTLNALSFESAHNEASKIFKVYH; this is encoded by the coding sequence ATGTCAAAACAAGTAAAAATTATTGAATGCCCACGCGATGCTATGCAAGGGATAAAACAATTTATTCCTACTACACAAAAAGTACAGTATATACAATCGCTTTTACGTGTAGGATTTGATACTATTGACTTTGGTAGCTTTGTCTCTCCCAAGGCTATTCCTCAAATGACAGATACAGCAGAAGTATTATCTCAATTAGATTTAAGTAAAACTACAAGTAAACTTTTGGCAATCGTAGCAAATGTTAGAGGAGCAAACGATGCCTGTAAACATCCTGAAATTGATTATTTAGGATATCCGTTTTCTATTTCAGAGAACTTTCAAATGCGTAATACACATAAAACTATTTCTCAATCGGTAGAAACACTTTCTGAAATTCTAGAAATTGCAAATAAATCAAATAAAGAAGTTGTGGTTTATATTTCTATGGGATTTGGAAACCCTTACGGAGATCCTTGGAATGTTAATATAGTAGGAGAGTGGACAGAGAAGTTAGCAAATATGGGAGTTAAAATCTTATCATTAAGTGACACTGTTGGTACTTCTAATCCAGAAAGCATTGATTATTTATTCTCTAATCTAATACCCAAATATCCAAATATTGAGTTTGGTGCACATTTACATACTACACCAAGCACCTGGTTCGAAAAAGTGGATGCTGCTTATAGAGCAGGTTGTAATCGTTTTGATGGTGCTATTCAAGGTTTTGGTGGTTGCCCAATGGCAAAAGACGAATTAACAGGTAATATGCCAACAGAAAAACTGCTATCTTATTTTACTTCCAATAATGCAAACACTTTAAATGCGTTAAGTTTTGAAAGTGCTCACAACGAAGCATCTAAAATCTTTAAGGTTTACCATTGA
- a CDS encoding spondin domain-containing protein, translated as MKKTILLVCLIVFLISNAISAQSTATYNIVFESLWNETDHGPLPPSPHWSSLVGANHNSNITFLEMGSIATQGIENIAETGNITVFRDDEVNPSITNGNTEQFINGGGLGSATGTITINNVEVSEAFPLLTLASMIAPSPDWIIAINSINLRNVSNTDWQSLIEIDLFVYDAGTDSGATYTAANADITPHIAINSLQGISPFSNNRVGKFTITLQSVLSVEDIESIENTKIFPNPTQGNVTIKNTDHEELTKIEVYNVLGKLVKEITFKESFKTINLNLSSLKKGIYLINLKDKYEHSKIQKLVVH; from the coding sequence ATGAAAAAAACTATTTTATTAGTCTGTCTAATAGTTTTTTTAATTTCAAATGCTATATCCGCACAGAGTACTGCAACCTATAATATAGTTTTTGAAAGTTTATGGAATGAAACAGATCATGGCCCTTTACCACCTTCTCCACATTGGTCTTCTCTTGTAGGTGCAAATCACAATAGTAATATTACATTTTTAGAAATGGGTAGTATCGCTACGCAAGGCATAGAAAATATTGCTGAAACTGGTAACATAACTGTATTTAGAGATGATGAAGTAAACCCAAGCATAACCAATGGAAATACTGAACAATTCATTAATGGTGGAGGTTTAGGAAGTGCTACTGGTACAATTACCATTAACAATGTGGAAGTAAGTGAAGCATTTCCTTTATTAACTTTAGCTTCTATGATTGCACCTAGTCCAGATTGGATAATAGCCATAAATAGTATAAACTTAAGAAACGTAAGTAATACAGATTGGCAAAGCTTGATTGAGATTGATTTGTTTGTTTATGATGCGGGAACAGATAGTGGTGCAACTTATACTGCTGCAAATGCAGATATAACTCCACATATTGCAATTAATAGTCTTCAAGGTATTTCTCCTTTCAGTAATAATAGAGTTGGAAAATTCACCATTACTTTACAAAGTGTTTTGAGTGTTGAAGACATCGAGTCAATTGAAAACACAAAAATATTTCCAAACCCAACACAAGGAAATGTTACTATTAAAAATACCGACCATGAAGAATTAACCAAAATTGAAGTTTACAATGTATTAGGTAAATTAGTAAAAGAAATTACATTTAAAGAAAGTTTTAAAACCATTAACTTAAACTTATCAAGTTTAAAAAAAGGCATTTATTTAATAAACTTAAAAGACAAATACGAACACAGTAAAATCCAAAAACTTGTAGTTCATTAG